The genomic DNA CATTCACACCAGGGCAATCGAACGACAATAGTTCGTTGAGTATATGTACGAGGATTATTATGTTTCCCGCATGGTAGCGCCTGCGATGAAAGTGATAACCTACGAGTAGATCCCCCTGCAGGCAACCGCGCTTGGCGACGTGCTTTTCTGAGCACATGCTCCGGGCTGGATTATCGAAAAACTTGGAGCGAAACTCTGCTATCCACTTCGCCCCCATATAGCTCATAAGTGCTACTATAAGAACTTCTGAGGTATGCTTACTACTAACTACGTTGAATAGCTGCTAGGAAGATTCAATCCTTACCTTGAGATGTACTGTCCTGATCCTAACAGTGAAGCGTAGGACGACAAATGTTCTACGACTCCGAAGGGGCGGCAATCATGCAGGCTCAGAAAATTCAGACCCGAGGTGCAATCTCATGAATGCTCAGGAGAGTCTGCTGCTAAAGCACCTAGTGCATGGTCCACATTCGAGAAGCGCGAGCCCCCTGTGTAGAAGTGAGTTTTACGAAATGTGTCTCATCATCAATGAATTACGCCACGTTGCAACGTAAAATGAACTCTAGTCAGCCGAATTAAACAGTGGGTGAGAGTTCGCTCAGGATCACATCAATTCAAGACACCTTGGGGGTGATATCATGCGCATCTTAGTAGCCGGGGGGGCAGGCTTTATCGGTTCGCATCTCGTTGATCGCCTGCTGCTTCGAAAGGATTGTACCGAGCTGCTCGTTGTCGATAATTTCTGGACTGGTCGACGTTCGAACCTGTCTCACATCACGGATCCGCGTCTTCGGGTCTTAGAGGCAGATGCCGAGCGTCTCCCCGACGTTGGAAAGTTTGACGAGATTTACCATCTCGCGTCACCAGCATCGCCACCATGGTACATGCAAGAGCCGCTGCGTACGATCAAAGCGAATGTACTTGGAGCGCTCCGGTTGCTGGATGTGCTGCAACCAGGAGGCCTGATAGCCTTCACGTCCACCTCTGAGGTCTACGGCGACCCTCTGGTGACGCCTCAGCCTGAGTCCTACCGCGGCTCCGTAGATTGCACTGGCCCACGGTCGTCCTACGATGAGAGCAAGCGATGTGTCGAGGCGCTCCTCTTCGAGGCGCGACGAATACACGGAACACGGATAAAGGTCGTGCGTCTTTTCAACGTATTTGGCCCTCGGATCCGCCCGGACGACGGTCGGGCGGTATCTAATTTCATCTCGCAGGCTCTCAGAGGTGAGCCAATCACGGTATATGGGAATGGTCTTCAGACGCGGAGCTGGGGCTACATCGATGACATCATCGATGGCCTCGCGCGATTTTTCTGGCAGCAACCCAGCGAATATCCGGGTCCGCTCAACTTGGGCAATGATCGCGAAATTCCCGTAATTGAAGTGGCACGTTATGTCCAAAAGCATTTTCCGAGCAGTCCGATTGTTCATCTGCAACCTGTCCCACAGGATCCAACCAATCGCCGGCCCGACCTGACGATCGCCAATCGCGAGCTCCCTGGCTGGTCATGTCGAGTTCCCTATGAAAATGGCGTAGACAAAGTTATTGCCTGGTTCCGTAGCAACGAAGAATTTGCTTCGGATGGCCCCGTTCGGCAGTTCTCCGTTGAACTTGAAGCGCCTCACCAAATGGATGGAAAATTTTCCGTCCAATCAGTCACGCATTGAATCTCCGTTTACGATAGCACCGACATTTTGCTGATCAGATGCCGAACGAGCCTATAGATCAAAATCAAAGCAGATCTGCATCCGTCATCATTCCGGCCTACAATGCGGAGCGGTTCCTGGAGCGAACCCTGCGATCTGTTCTGGCTCAGGATTATGAGGACTTTGAGGTCATAGTTGTCGACGATGGCTCGACTGATAGTACAAATGATATTGCCTCGAAGTACAGCAAAATCGACCACAGAGTGCGCCTTATCTCGACCTCTAATAGCGGGGTTGCGGCAGCGCGCAATACCGGTATCTTTGCAGCAAAATCTGAATTTATCGCGTTCTTGGATGCAGATGATCTCTGGCATCCTGCCAAGTTGCGCTTGCAGATATCAAGCCTGTGCGACAAGCCCGAATGCGCTGCAGCTTACACTTGGCACCTCGAAATTGATGAGAATGACGACGTGCTGCGCCCATATGATAACTGGCAGTTCGACGGGTATATTCTCTGCAGACATCTTTGTACATGGCCGGTAGGCAACGGCAGCACGCTGGTTGTCCGGCGCCAAGCAGCACTCGCAATCGGGGGATTCGATACCGATTTCGTCAAGCGCGATTGCGGAGGGGCCGAAGATCTCGACTTTGAATTGCGCCTAGCGGAGAAATACAAATTTACTTGCGTGCCCAATTTCCTCGTTGGCTACCGAAAGTACGATGGCGCTATGTCTAGCAACGGCGAGAGAATGGCCAGGTCCGCTGTTCTGGCAGTCAGTAGAGCTCTTGAACGAAATCCCGCGTTGCCGTCTAAATGCGCAAAGGAAGCGAGAACCAAAGTCCTAAGATATGCCGCCGGTGCATGCGGCCTGTCTGTTGTATCTCTGCGGTATATGCTCCCGCTTTTTAAGCTCGACATCTATTATGGTTTCCGGGCCGTTGCCGCGAAGGGGCGCTTCATTTTAAACTTTCTGCTGCAGAGCGGTGTACGCCCAGACCAGAAGCAAGGCGCGGTTAAGTTTTATGGATGGGCCAATCATCAAAGTCAGAACACCAGCAGGCTGCCGTGCAGACACTTAGATCAGCTTAGGAAGTACGATCAGATGCTTGAGCTCGAATGGAGTAAGCCTTGGGATGAGGGTGCATGTTAGCCATATCGTAAAAGGTCAGATGGAGGGAGGATGTTCATCCGCACGAGGCAAAAGCTGAAAATATATCCCTCCTGCAAGTACATTCCCTCCAGTAGTTTACGTCTCTCGGGGATGTTTCTACTCGACATTCGCCTTAGCACAAGTGAGAGCTGTATCAGTTATGCTAATGTAGCAGAATCAGTGCTGGCGGCTCCATCACCTCCCTTGCACCTTCCTTGGACTTAGGGTTGGGTTCTCATTAGCCCCGTGGATCTTTCGACGCCCACCAAATTGGACCGCTGTGATGAGCAATGATGTGATCCTCTACGGGCTTCTCTATACCGACGGGACGTATGAGAAACACCAAAATCTCGATGTTGGGAACTCCAAT from Microvirga sp. TS319 includes the following:
- a CDS encoding NAD-dependent epimerase/dehydratase family protein; this translates as MMRILVAGGAGFIGSHLVDRLLLRKDCTELLVVDNFWTGRRSNLSHITDPRLRVLEADAERLPDVGKFDEIYHLASPASPPWYMQEPLRTIKANVLGALRLLDVLQPGGLIAFTSTSEVYGDPLVTPQPESYRGSVDCTGPRSSYDESKRCVEALLFEARRIHGTRIKVVRLFNVFGPRIRPDDGRAVSNFISQALRGEPITVYGNGLQTRSWGYIDDIIDGLARFFWQQPSEYPGPLNLGNDREIPVIEVARYVQKHFPSSPIVHLQPVPQDPTNRRPDLTIANRELPGWSCRVPYENGVDKVIAWFRSNEEFASDGPVRQFSVELEAPHQMDGKFSVQSVTH
- a CDS encoding glycosyltransferase family 2 protein, producing the protein MPNEPIDQNQSRSASVIIPAYNAERFLERTLRSVLAQDYEDFEVIVVDDGSTDSTNDIASKYSKIDHRVRLISTSNSGVAAARNTGIFAAKSEFIAFLDADDLWHPAKLRLQISSLCDKPECAAAYTWHLEIDENDDVLRPYDNWQFDGYILCRHLCTWPVGNGSTLVVRRQAALAIGGFDTDFVKRDCGGAEDLDFELRLAEKYKFTCVPNFLVGYRKYDGAMSSNGERMARSAVLAVSRALERNPALPSKCAKEARTKVLRYAAGACGLSVVSLRYMLPLFKLDIYYGFRAVAAKGRFILNFLLQSGVRPDQKQGAVKFYGWANHQSQNTSRLPCRHLDQLRKYDQMLELEWSKPWDEGAC